The following proteins are co-located in the Bos indicus isolate NIAB-ARS_2022 breed Sahiwal x Tharparkar chromosome 8, NIAB-ARS_B.indTharparkar_mat_pri_1.0, whole genome shotgun sequence genome:
- the HRCT1 gene encoding histidine-rich carboxyl terminus protein 1 — MLDLLESTTLVGLIIGTAAAFLLLLLLLAACLYSRQEEPDVERNRPAARRNRIRWAQPWISSGRGHLGHLHHFHHAGHVSHMPHANLHHHHHLAHHHAHHHAAHHAARAHRGHH, encoded by the coding sequence ATGCTGGACCTCCTGGAGAGCACGACCCTCGTGGGCTTGATCATAGGCACTGCGGCGGCCTttctactgctgttgctgctgctggctGCCTGCTTGTACTCCAGACAGGAGGAGCCTGACGTGGAAAGGAACCGCCCCGCCGCAAGGAGAAACAGAATCAGGTGGGCCCAGCCTTGGATCTCCTCAGGCCGGGGCCATCTAGGACACTTGCACCATTTCCATCATGCTGGCCATGTGTCTCACATGCCCCATGCgaacctccaccaccaccaccacctcgcCCACCACCATGCCCACCATCATGCCGCCCACCACGCTGCTCGTGCCCACCGAGGCCACCATTGA
- the SPAAR gene encoding small regulatory polypeptide of amino acid response produces the protein METAVIGVVAVLFVVTVAITCVLCCFSCDSRSQDPQGAPSPSFTVATFRKEASLFTGPDHNAQPVAGAWDFWTFM, from the coding sequence ATGGAAACAGCAGTGATTGGAGTGGTGGCTGTGCTATTCGTGGTCACCGTGGCCAtcacctgtgtcctctgctgCTTCAGCTGTGACTCAAGGAGCCAGGATCCTCAGGGGGCCCCGAGCCCCAGCTTCACAGTAGCCACGTTTCGCAAGGAGGCTTCTCTCTTCACTGGGCCAGATCACAATGCTCAGCCAGTGGCAGGTGCCTGGGACTTCTGGACCTTCATGTGA